A portion of the Macaca mulatta isolate MMU2019108-1 chromosome 4, T2T-MMU8v2.0, whole genome shotgun sequence genome contains these proteins:
- the MRPL18 gene encoding large ribosomal subunit protein uL18m: MALRSRFWGFSVCRNPGCRFAALSTSSKPAAKPEVHPVENEAVAPEFTNRNPRNLELLSVARKERGWRTVWPSREFWHRLRVIRTQRHVEALVEHQNGKVVVSASTREWAIKKHLYSTRNVVACESIGRVLAQRCLEAGINFMVYQPTPWEAASDSMKRLQSAMTEGGVVLREPQRIYE, encoded by the exons ATGGCGCTTCGGTCGCGGTTCTGGGGGTTCTCCGTTTGCAGGAACCCTG GGTGCAGGTTCGCAGCCCTCTCAACCAGCTCCAAGCCGGCGGCGAAGCCTGAAGTGCACCCTGTGGAAAATGAAGCTGTCGCCCCAGAGTTCACCAATCGGAACCCCCGGAACCTGGAGCTTCTATCTGTAGCCAGGAAAGAGCGGGGCTGGCGGACGGTGTGGCCCTCCCGTGAGTTCTGGCACAG GTTGCGAGTTATAAGGACTCAGCGTCATGTAGAAGCACTTGTGGAGCATCAAAATGGCAAGGTTGTGGTTTCGGCATCCACTCGTGAATGGGCTATTAAAAAGCACCTTTATAGTACCAGAAATGTGGTGGCTTGTGAGAGTATAGGACGAGTACTGGCACAGAGATGCTTAGAGGCGGGAATCAACTTCATGGTCTACCAACCAACCCCATGGGAGGCAGCCTCAGACTcg ATGAAACGACTACAAAGTGCCATGACAGAAGGTGGTGTGGTTCTACGGGAACCTCAGAGAAtctatgaataa
- the MRPL18 gene encoding large ribosomal subunit protein uL18m isoform X1 gives MALRSRFWGFSVCRNPGCRFAALSTSSKPAAKPEVHPVENEAVAPEFTNRNPRNLELLSVARKERGWRTVWPSREFWHRLRVIRTQRHVEALVEHQNGKVVVSASTREWAIKKHLYSTRNVVACESIGRVLAQRCLEAGINFMVYQPTPWEAASDSVFLFSCTY, from the exons ATGGCGCTTCGGTCGCGGTTCTGGGGGTTCTCCGTTTGCAGGAACCCTG GGTGCAGGTTCGCAGCCCTCTCAACCAGCTCCAAGCCGGCGGCGAAGCCTGAAGTGCACCCTGTGGAAAATGAAGCTGTCGCCCCAGAGTTCACCAATCGGAACCCCCGGAACCTGGAGCTTCTATCTGTAGCCAGGAAAGAGCGGGGCTGGCGGACGGTGTGGCCCTCCCGTGAGTTCTGGCACAG GTTGCGAGTTATAAGGACTCAGCGTCATGTAGAAGCACTTGTGGAGCATCAAAATGGCAAGGTTGTGGTTTCGGCATCCACTCGTGAATGGGCTATTAAAAAGCACCTTTATAGTACCAGAAATGTGGTGGCTTGTGAGAGTATAGGACGAGTACTGGCACAGAGATGCTTAGAGGCGGGAATCAACTTCATGGTCTACCAACCAACCCCATGGGAGGCAGCCTCAGACTcggtatttttgttttcatgtacttattga